Proteins from a genomic interval of Quercus lobata isolate SW786 chromosome 11, ValleyOak3.0 Primary Assembly, whole genome shotgun sequence:
- the LOC115968517 gene encoding zinc finger protein GIS2, which translates to MSSDSRSRSRSRSRSPMDRKIRSDRFSYRDAPYRRDSRRGFSRDNLCKNCKRPGHYARECPNVAICHNCGLPGHIASECTTKSLCWNCREPGHMASNCPNEGICHTCGKAGHRARECTAPPLPPGDLRLCNNCYKQGHIAADCTNEKACNNCRKTGHLARDCPNDPICNMCNVAGHVARQCPKSNIIGERGGGGGGGGGARGGGYRDVVCRNCQQLGHMSRDCMGPLMICHNCGGRGHLAYECPSGRFMDRYPRRY; encoded by the exons ATGAGCTCTGACAGCAGGAGCAGAAGCAGGAGCAGGAGCAGGAGCCCAATGGACCGTAAAATCCGTTCTGATCGCTTTTCCTATCGTGATGCACCTTACAGGAGAGATTCACGTCGGGGTTTCAG CCGAGACAATCTATGTAAGAATTGCAAACGTCCAGGTCATTATGCTAGAGAATGCCCTAATGTGGCAATTTGCCACAATTGCGGCCTGCCAGG GCACATTGCTTCAGAATGCACAACAAAGTCGCTATGTTGGAACTGTCGAGAACCTGGCCACATGGCCAGCAACTGTCCAAATGAGGGCATCTGCCACACCTGTGGTAAGGCTGGTCATCGTGCTAGAGAGTGCACTGCTCCCCCACTACCTCCTGGGGACTTGAGGTTGTGCAACAACTGCTACAAGCAGGGTCATATTGCAGCTGACTGTACAAACGAAAAGGCATGCAACAATTGTAGGAAGACGGGCCACCTGGCACGTGATTGTCCAAATGATCCCATCTGCAACATGTGCAATGTAGCTGGGCATGTAGCTAGGCAGTGCCCAAAATCCAACATTATTGGAGAgcggggtggtggtggtggtggtggtggtggtgctcGTGGTGGTGGTTACCGCGATGTTGTATGCAGGAACTGCCAGCAGCTGGGTCATATGAGCAGGGATTGCATGGGCCCTTTGATGATCTGTCACAACTGTGGTGGACGGGGACATCTGGCATATGAGTGTCCTTCTGGCAGGTTTATGGATCGCTATCCCAGGAGGTACTAA
- the LOC115969445 gene encoding endoglucanase 24-like: MNLSLAHLVLALLLTKFPSFATSSHDYQDALSKAILFFEGQRSGYLPQDQRITWRANSGLSDGWMYNYDLSGGYYDAGDNVKFGFPMAFTTTLLAWSVIEFGDSMPNSELRNSMVAIRWATDYLLKSVSQLPNRIFVQVGDPNIDHSCWERPEDMDTARTVYAVDAPNPASDVAGETAAALAASSIAFRSSDPGYSDTLLRNAIKAFQFADNYRGAYSDNSNIRDGVCPFYCDFDGYQDELLWGAAWLRKATQDDTYLNYIESNGKTLGADENINEFGWDNKHAGLNVLVSKEVIEGNMYSLQSYKASADSFMCTLIPESSSSHIDYTPGGLLYRPGGSNMQHSTSIAFISLVYANYLARTSQAINCGNIYVTPTTLRQQAKRQVDYILGDNPKGLSYMVGFSDYYPQRIHHRGSSLPSIKDYPQFIACKDGSIYFNSTNPNPNVLVGAVVGGPGEDDIYEDDRVDFKKSEPTTYINAPLVGALAYLAANPNPS, translated from the exons atgaACCTTTCACTTGCCCATCTCGTCCTTGCTCTTCTCCTCACCAAATTCCCAAGCTTTGCAACAAGCTCACATGACTACCAAGACGCATTATCAAAGGCAATCTTGTTCTTTGAGGGCCAACGCTCTGGTTATTTGCCACAAGACCAAAGAATCACTTGGCGTGCCAACTCGGGCCTAAGTGATGGTTGGATGTACAACTATGACTTATCTGGTGGGTACTATGATGCTGGTGACAACGTAAAGTTTGGTTTCCCTATGGCTTTCACAACAACATTGTTGGCTTGGAGTGTGATCGAGTTCGGTGATTCCATGCCAAACAGTGAGCTGAGGAATTCTATGGTGGCAATTCGTTGGGCCACTGATTATTTGCTCAAGTCTGTGTCTCAGCTGCCGAACCGGATTTTTGTGCAG GTTGGGGATCCAAACATAGACCATAGTTGTTGGGAAAGACCAGAAGATATGGACACAGCCAGGACAGTTTATGCCGTTGATGCACCAAATCCAGCTTCTGATGTTGCTGGAGAGACAGCAGCAGCTCTAGCAGCTTCATCAATAGCATTCCGATCATCGGACCCCGGATACTCTGACACCTTGTTACGAAATGCCATCAAAGCTTTTCAATTTGCAGATAATTATAGAGGAGCTTACAGTGATAATTCAAATATTAGAGATGGTGTCTGCCCATTTTATTGCGATTTTGATGGTTATCAA GATGAGTTGCTATGGGGAGCAGCATGGCTAAGGAAGGCTACACAGGATGATACTTACCTCAATTACATAGAAAGCAATGGCAAAACCCTTGGTGCCGATGAGAATATCAATGAATTTGGGTGGGACAACAAGCATGCTGGCCTTAACGTTTTAGTCTCTAAG GAAGTCATAGAAGGAAATATGTACTCTCTCCAATCATACAAAGCCTCTGCTGATAGCTTCATGTGCACTCTCATACCCGAATCATCATCTTCGCACATAGATTACACTCCTGGTGGACTCCTATACAGGCCTGGAGGTAGCAACATGCAACATTCAACATCAATTGCTTTCATTTCATTAGTCTATGCCAATTACCTAGCTCGAACATCACAAGCTATTAATTGTGGAAACATATATGTTACTCCAACCACACTACGCCAACAGGCTAAGAGGCAAGTTGATTATATTCTAGGTGATAACCCTAAGGGTTTATCATATATGGTTGGATTTAGTGACTACTATCCACAGCGTATTCACCATCGTGGCTCATCTTTACCATCCATTAAGGACTATCCCCAATTCATTGCTTGCAAGGATGGTTCAATATACTTCAACTCAACAAATCCTAATCCAAATGTCTTGGTTGGGGCTGTTGTGGGAGGACCAGGAGAAGATGATATCTATGAGGATGATCGAGTTGATTTTAAGAAGTCGGAGCCCACGACTTACATTAATGCACCATTAGTCGGGGCATTAGCATACTTGGCTGCTAATCCCAACCCTAGTTAA
- the LOC115969170 gene encoding uncharacterized protein LOC115969170, whose product MDVEEGAMESSILSSILNSIESNERGEGLSPEDIAWVDSCLIKDPESSETNMNSLKDALLEIFISQPELINSSAAVSNGSPEETDVEILPSSEEADTVQFQGRTDDDLVLINKETKTKGDDLPINLKNNTLPSLTYGGNSFLLTHTEGLEESGSSGSKLDLGSPTYELEPSNVDDMFLANEEEKTKGDDLPIKLGNNTLQSFTYGGNSFLLTHSEGLKESGSSASKLDLGSLTNELEPSNVDDMVLSNEEEKTKGDNLPIKLKNNTLQSSTFERNPFLPTYTEGLKESGRTESMLDLGSSAYDVEPSTEDIFRVWDLDIPAEDGELVKQLNKALTDNSFESIPSTLNDSGAWKDLEEQSVDNLIAGISDLSLYGNSS is encoded by the coding sequence ATGGATGTAGAAGAAGGTGCAATGGAAAGCTCTATTCTTTCTTCCATTCTGAATTCTATAGAGTCTAACGAGAGAGGAGAAGGGCTTTCCCCAGAAGATATTGCTTGGGTTGACTCCTGCCTGATCAAAGACCCTGAAAGCTCAGAGACTAATATGAATTCTTTGAAAGACGCCTTATTAGAAATCTTCATTTCCCAACCTGAATTAATTAACTCCTCTGCTGCTGTAAGCAATGGTTCTCCTGAAGAAACTGATGTTGAAATACTTCCTTCCAGTGAGGAGGCAGACACTGTGCAGTTCCAAGGAAGAACTGATGATGATCTTGTTCTCATTAATaaagaaaccaaaacaaaaggTGATGATCTTCCAATCAATTTGAAGAATAACACTTTGCCATCATTAACATATGGGGGAAATTCATTTTTGCTAACACACACTGAAGGCCTGGAAGAGAGTGGAAGTAGTGGGTCAAAGCTTGATTTGGGCTCCCCAACTTATGAGTTGGAGCCTTCAaatgtggatgatatgtttcttgctaatgaagaagaaaaaacaaaaggtgaTGATCTTCCAATCAAGTTGGGGAATAACACTTTGCAGTCATTTACATATGGGGGAAATTCATTTTTGCTAACACACTCTGAAGGCCTAAAAGAGAGTGGAAGTAGTGCATCAAAGCTTGATTTGGGCTCCTTAACTAATGAGTTGGAGCCTTCAAATGTGGATGATATGGTTCTTtctaatgaagaagaaaaaacaaaaggtgaTAATCTTCCAATCAAGTTGAAAAATAACACTTTGCAGTCGTCAACTTTTGAGAGAAATCCATTTCTGCCAACTTACACTGAAGGCCTCAAAGAGAGTGGAAGAACTGAATCCATGCTTGATTTGGGTTCTTCAGCTTATGATGTGGAACCCTCAACTGAGGATATCTTCAGGGTCTGGGATTTGGACATTCCAGCCGAGGATGGTGAACTTGTTAAACAATTGAACAAGGCCCTAACAGATAATTCCTTTGAATCGATACCATCAACTCTTAATGATTCAGGGGCATGGAAAGATCTGGAAGAACAGTCGGTTGATAACCTAATAGCTGGCATTTCAGACCTATCTTTATATGGAAATTCTAGTTAA